A genomic segment from Salvelinus alpinus chromosome 8, SLU_Salpinus.1, whole genome shotgun sequence encodes:
- the LOC139582670 gene encoding E3 ubiquitin-protein ligase pellino homolog 2-like, with product MNSPNQDEDDVPVKDPVKYGELVILGYNGSLPSGDRGRRKSRFALYRRTKANGVKPSTVHILNTPHDSKAVHSRGQHSISFTLSRNQTVVVEYCHDNDTDMFQIGRSTESPIDFVVTDTSGEGKEGEDPSVAPSTISRFACRVVCERNPPYTARIYAAGFDSSKNIFLGEKATKWKNPDGHMDGLTTNGVLVMHPEGFPEDSRQGLWREISVCGDVYALRETRSGPSRGKLAEGESSALRDGSLVDLCGATLLWRTGEGLLRAPTLRHLEALRQELNAARPQCPVGLSTLAFPSLPRSHSLEERQPWVYLTCGHVHGHHDWGQRPERREEGGGEGEEGITMVRRECPLCRSVGPYVPLWLGCEPAVYVDAGAPTYAFVPCGHVCSERTAKYWADTPLPHGTHAFRPTCPFCSAPLSSTPQGWTRLIFQGPID from the exons GTACAATGGTTCTCTGCCCAGTGGAGAccgggggaggaggaagagccgCTTCGCTCTGTACCGGAGGACCAAGGCCAACGGAGTCAAACCCAGCACTGTTCACATCCTCAACACACCACACGacagcaag GCAGTCCACAGCAGAGGGCAGCACAGCATCTCCTTCACGCTGTCCCGCAACCAGACAGTGGTGGTGGAGTACTGCCATGACAACGACACTGACATGTTCCAG ATTGGGCGCTCCACAGAAAGTCCAATAGACTTTGTTGTGACGGATACTtcaggagaggggaaggagggcgAGGACCCCTCGGTGGCCCCCAGCACCATCTCCCGCTTCGCCTGCAGGGTGGTGTGTGAACGCAACCCCCCCTACACTGCACGCATCTACGCCGCTGGCTTCGACTCCTCCAAAAACATCTTCCTAGGG GAGAAAGCCACTAAGTGGAAGAACCCGGACGGCCACATGGATGGTTTGACCACCAACGGGGTGCTGGTGATGCACCCTGAGGGCTTCCCTGAGGACAGCAGACAGGGTCTATGGAGGGAGATCTCTGTATGTGGGGACGTCTATGCCCTCCGAGAGACACGCTCCGGACCCAGCCGAGGAAAACTG GCGGAGGGAGAAAGCAGTGCCCTTCGTGATGGTTCTCTGGTGGACCTGTGTGGAGCCACTCTGCTGTGGCGTACTGGAGAGGGCCTGCTCCGCGCTCCCACCCTCCGCCACCTGGAGGCACTGCGACAGGAGCTCAACGCTGCCCGGCCACAGTGTCCTGTAGGCCTCAGTACCCTGGCCTTCCCCAGCTTGCCACGCAGCCATAG TCTGGAGGAGCGCCAGCCCTGGGTCTACCTCACCTGTGGACATGTGCATGGCCACCATGACTGGGGCCAGCGTCCGGAGCGccgggaggagggaggaggagagggggaggaagggatcACAATGGTCCGCCGGGAGTGCCCTCTATGCAGGAGCGTAGGGCCCTACGTGCCCCTGTGGCTGGGGTGTGAGCCCGCCGTGTACGTGGATGCTGGAGCTCCCACATATGCGTTTGTACCCTGCGGCCACGTGTGTTCGGAGAGGACAGCCAAGTACTGGGCGGATACCCCACTGCCTCATGGGACACACGCCTTCCGGCCCACCTGTCCCTTCTGCTCTGCTCCTCTCAGCAGCACCCCACAGGGCTGGACACGCCTCATCTTCCAGGGCCCTATCGACTAG